One Bos taurus isolate L1 Dominette 01449 registration number 42190680 breed Hereford chromosome 25, ARS-UCD2.0, whole genome shotgun sequence genomic window carries:
- the CHST12 gene encoding carbohydrate sulfotransferase 12 — translation MTKSRLFRLWLVLGSAFMVLLIIVYWDNMGPAHFNLHTALSRPHALKPFPSPNSASGDVFTSSLEILESFVREKQGPLLSKRVEQPSLPASSKPVLGNLEESVRGYDWSSHAAQQSADPDARQAERRSVLRGFCANDSFVFPTKERSFDDIPNYELNHLIVDDRHGVIYCYVPKVACTNWKRVMIVLSQSLSDQGTPYRDPLDIPREYVHNSSTHLTFNKFWRRYGKFSRHLMKIKLKKYTKFLFVRDPFVRLISAFRSKFELENEEFYQKFAVPMLKRYSNHTSLPASVSEAFSTGLRLSFATFIQYLLDPHTEQLAPFNEHWRQVHRLCHPCQIDYDFVGKLETLDQDAAQLLRLLKVDKLLQFPPSYRNRTASSWEEGWFAKIPLAWRQQLYKLYEADFVLFGYPKPENLLRD, via the coding sequence ATGACCAAGAGCCGGCTCTTCCGCCTGTGGCTGGTCTTGGGGTCCGCCTTCATGGTCCTCCTGATCATCGTGTACTGGGACAACATGGGCCCCGCCCACTTCAACCTGCACACGGCCCTTTCCAGGCCGCATGCGCTAAAGCCCTTCCCCAGCCCCAATTCAGCGTCCGGGGACGTCTTCACCTCCAGCCTTGAGATTTTGGAGAGCTTCGTCAGGGAGAAGCAGGGCCCCCTTTTGAGTAAAAGGGTGGAGCAGCCCTCCCTGCCGGCCTCCAGCAAGCCTGTGCTCGGCAACCTGGAGGAGAGCGTGAGGGGCTACGACTGGTCCAGCCACGCTGCCCAGCAGAGTGCAGACCCGGACGCACGGCAGGCCGAGCGGAGGAGCGTGCTGAGGGGGTTCTGCGCCAACGACAGCTTTGTGTTCCCCACCAAGGAGCGCTCCTTCGACGACATCCCCAACTACGAGCTGAACCACCTCATCGTGGACGACCGCCACGGGGTCATCTACTGCTACGTGCCCAAGGTGGCCTGCACCAACTGGAAGCGCGTGATGATCGTCCTGAGCCAGAGCCTCTCGGACCAGGGCACGCCCTACCGCGACCCGCTGGACATCCCCCGGGAGTACGTGCACAACTCCAGCACCCACCTGACCTTCAACAAGTTCTGGCGGCGCTACGGGAAGTTCTCCAGGCACCTCATGAAGATTAAACTGAAGAAGTACACCAAGTTCCTGTTTGTGCGCGACCCCTTCGTCCGCCTCATCTCGGCTTTCCGCAGCAAGTTCGAGCTGGAGAACGAGGAGTTCTACCAGAAGTTCGCGGTGCCCATGCTGAAGAGGTACTCCAACCACACCAGCCTGCCCGCCTCGGTCAGCGAGGCCTTCAGCACCGGCCTCAGGCTGTCCTTCGCCACCTTCATCCAGTACCTGCTGGACCCGCACACCGAGCAGCTGGCGCCCTTCAACGAGCACTGGAGGCAGGTGCACCGGCTCTGCCACCCCTGCCAGATCGACTACGACTTCGTGGGGAAGCTGGAGACCCTGGACCAGGACGCTGCCCAGCTGCTGCGGCTGCTGAAGGTGGACAAGCTGCTGCAGTTCCCCCCGAGTTACCGGAACAGGACTGCCAGCAGCTGGGAGGAAGGCTGGTTTGCCAAAATCCCCCTGGCCTGGAGGCAGCAGCTTTACAAACTGTACGAAGCAGATTTTGTTCTCTTCGGCTACCCCAAGCCCGAAAATCTACTTAGAGACTGA
- the CHST12 gene encoding carbohydrate sulfotransferase 12 isoform X2, with the protein MDTMTKSRLFRLWLVLGSAFMVLLIIVYWDNMGPAHFNLHTALSRPHALKPFPSPNSASGDVFTSSLEILESFVREKQGPLLSKRVEQPSLPASSKPVLGNLEESVRGYDWSSHAAQQSADPDARQAERRSVLRGFCANDSFVFPTKERSFDDIPNYELNHLIVDDRHGVIYCYVPKVACTNWKRVMIVLSQSLSDQGTPYRDPLDIPREYVHNSSTHLTFNKFWRRYGKFSRHLMKIKLKKYTKFLFVRDPFVRLISAFRSKFELENEEFYQKFAVPMLKRYSNHTSLPASVSEAFSTGLRLSFATFIQYLLDPHTEQLAPFNEHWRQVHRLCHPCQIDYDFVGKLETLDQDAAQLLRLLKVDKLLQFPPSYRNRTASSWEEGWFAKIPLAWRQQLYKLYEADFVLFGYPKPENLLRD; encoded by the coding sequence ATGGACACGATGACCAAGAGCCGGCTCTTCCGCCTGTGGCTGGTCTTGGGGTCCGCCTTCATGGTCCTCCTGATCATCGTGTACTGGGACAACATGGGCCCCGCCCACTTCAACCTGCACACGGCCCTTTCCAGGCCGCATGCGCTAAAGCCCTTCCCCAGCCCCAATTCAGCGTCCGGGGACGTCTTCACCTCCAGCCTTGAGATTTTGGAGAGCTTCGTCAGGGAGAAGCAGGGCCCCCTTTTGAGTAAAAGGGTGGAGCAGCCCTCCCTGCCGGCCTCCAGCAAGCCTGTGCTCGGCAACCTGGAGGAGAGCGTGAGGGGCTACGACTGGTCCAGCCACGCTGCCCAGCAGAGTGCAGACCCGGACGCACGGCAGGCCGAGCGGAGGAGCGTGCTGAGGGGGTTCTGCGCCAACGACAGCTTTGTGTTCCCCACCAAGGAGCGCTCCTTCGACGACATCCCCAACTACGAGCTGAACCACCTCATCGTGGACGACCGCCACGGGGTCATCTACTGCTACGTGCCCAAGGTGGCCTGCACCAACTGGAAGCGCGTGATGATCGTCCTGAGCCAGAGCCTCTCGGACCAGGGCACGCCCTACCGCGACCCGCTGGACATCCCCCGGGAGTACGTGCACAACTCCAGCACCCACCTGACCTTCAACAAGTTCTGGCGGCGCTACGGGAAGTTCTCCAGGCACCTCATGAAGATTAAACTGAAGAAGTACACCAAGTTCCTGTTTGTGCGCGACCCCTTCGTCCGCCTCATCTCGGCTTTCCGCAGCAAGTTCGAGCTGGAGAACGAGGAGTTCTACCAGAAGTTCGCGGTGCCCATGCTGAAGAGGTACTCCAACCACACCAGCCTGCCCGCCTCGGTCAGCGAGGCCTTCAGCACCGGCCTCAGGCTGTCCTTCGCCACCTTCATCCAGTACCTGCTGGACCCGCACACCGAGCAGCTGGCGCCCTTCAACGAGCACTGGAGGCAGGTGCACCGGCTCTGCCACCCCTGCCAGATCGACTACGACTTCGTGGGGAAGCTGGAGACCCTGGACCAGGACGCTGCCCAGCTGCTGCGGCTGCTGAAGGTGGACAAGCTGCTGCAGTTCCCCCCGAGTTACCGGAACAGGACTGCCAGCAGCTGGGAGGAAGGCTGGTTTGCCAAAATCCCCCTGGCCTGGAGGCAGCAGCTTTACAAACTGTACGAAGCAGATTTTGTTCTCTTCGGCTACCCCAAGCCCGAAAATCTACTTAGAGACTGA
- the CHST12 gene encoding carbohydrate sulfotransferase 12 isoform X1, producing MVGVSDSCFLRARRPVSTRSRSERAQGKAWASMDTMTKSRLFRLWLVLGSAFMVLLIIVYWDNMGPAHFNLHTALSRPHALKPFPSPNSASGDVFTSSLEILESFVREKQGPLLSKRVEQPSLPASSKPVLGNLEESVRGYDWSSHAAQQSADPDARQAERRSVLRGFCANDSFVFPTKERSFDDIPNYELNHLIVDDRHGVIYCYVPKVACTNWKRVMIVLSQSLSDQGTPYRDPLDIPREYVHNSSTHLTFNKFWRRYGKFSRHLMKIKLKKYTKFLFVRDPFVRLISAFRSKFELENEEFYQKFAVPMLKRYSNHTSLPASVSEAFSTGLRLSFATFIQYLLDPHTEQLAPFNEHWRQVHRLCHPCQIDYDFVGKLETLDQDAAQLLRLLKVDKLLQFPPSYRNRTASSWEEGWFAKIPLAWRQQLYKLYEADFVLFGYPKPENLLRD from the exons ATGGTGGGAGTGAGTGACAGCTG CTTCCTCAGAGCACGGCGTCCCGTCTCTACCAGAAGCCGAAGTGAAAGGGCCCAGGGAAAGGCCTGGGCATCCATGGACACGATGACCAAGAGCCGGCTCTTCCGCCTGTGGCTGGTCTTGGGGTCCGCCTTCATGGTCCTCCTGATCATCGTGTACTGGGACAACATGGGCCCCGCCCACTTCAACCTGCACACGGCCCTTTCCAGGCCGCATGCGCTAAAGCCCTTCCCCAGCCCCAATTCAGCGTCCGGGGACGTCTTCACCTCCAGCCTTGAGATTTTGGAGAGCTTCGTCAGGGAGAAGCAGGGCCCCCTTTTGAGTAAAAGGGTGGAGCAGCCCTCCCTGCCGGCCTCCAGCAAGCCTGTGCTCGGCAACCTGGAGGAGAGCGTGAGGGGCTACGACTGGTCCAGCCACGCTGCCCAGCAGAGTGCAGACCCGGACGCACGGCAGGCCGAGCGGAGGAGCGTGCTGAGGGGGTTCTGCGCCAACGACAGCTTTGTGTTCCCCACCAAGGAGCGCTCCTTCGACGACATCCCCAACTACGAGCTGAACCACCTCATCGTGGACGACCGCCACGGGGTCATCTACTGCTACGTGCCCAAGGTGGCCTGCACCAACTGGAAGCGCGTGATGATCGTCCTGAGCCAGAGCCTCTCGGACCAGGGCACGCCCTACCGCGACCCGCTGGACATCCCCCGGGAGTACGTGCACAACTCCAGCACCCACCTGACCTTCAACAAGTTCTGGCGGCGCTACGGGAAGTTCTCCAGGCACCTCATGAAGATTAAACTGAAGAAGTACACCAAGTTCCTGTTTGTGCGCGACCCCTTCGTCCGCCTCATCTCGGCTTTCCGCAGCAAGTTCGAGCTGGAGAACGAGGAGTTCTACCAGAAGTTCGCGGTGCCCATGCTGAAGAGGTACTCCAACCACACCAGCCTGCCCGCCTCGGTCAGCGAGGCCTTCAGCACCGGCCTCAGGCTGTCCTTCGCCACCTTCATCCAGTACCTGCTGGACCCGCACACCGAGCAGCTGGCGCCCTTCAACGAGCACTGGAGGCAGGTGCACCGGCTCTGCCACCCCTGCCAGATCGACTACGACTTCGTGGGGAAGCTGGAGACCCTGGACCAGGACGCTGCCCAGCTGCTGCGGCTGCTGAAGGTGGACAAGCTGCTGCAGTTCCCCCCGAGTTACCGGAACAGGACTGCCAGCAGCTGGGAGGAAGGCTGGTTTGCCAAAATCCCCCTGGCCTGGAGGCAGCAGCTTTACAAACTGTACGAAGCAGATTTTGTTCTCTTCGGCTACCCCAAGCCCGAAAATCTACTTAGAGACTGA